In one window of Miscanthus floridulus cultivar M001 chromosome 12, ASM1932011v1, whole genome shotgun sequence DNA:
- the LOC136495488 gene encoding uncharacterized protein yields MYPLAFGFIASEIEDNWTWFMTQLKKAIGDPPLLALCTDACKGLENAVKRVFPKAEQRECFLHLMKNFQKKFRGFGRMYPTARAYDQDIFFEPMAAIKCESQEVVKWLTDYHNLLWYMCGFNPDIKCDYITNNIAEVFNNWIRDIKDLPVAELADKVREMIMRLWNKRRNIADRLPVGRILPGVMVQLKANTRGLGHLKVVSAANWSAEIWDHSKNIAERHIVKLHQRTCTCLEWQHTGKPCQHVLAFVTSRRGVDLEQFVHDYYSVDRFKAAYGREIEPMTGRSQWPHVQLPFVVGAPLNPRESGRQRKLRIKGCLEGGHKKRGRKDSEGTSSATNAYDNATNAGDTAPTNAKGKKMIRGPMTCKRCGEKGHRQASSKCPLNRTKKKRKRQPRKNVTKAKPGEISTPQRATREQILRDSPGRVTRSRLAFLLGEGGSAQSMTTAPEKMPTTAAPKKLTLKRKLHIG; encoded by the exons ATGTACCCACTTGCTTTCGGGTTTATAGCTTCTGAAATAGAGGACAACTGGACTTGGTTTATGACCCAACTAAAGAAGGCCATAGGTGATCCTCCACTCCTTGCATTGTGCACAGATGCGTGCAAGGGTTTAGAGAATGCAGTGAAGCGTGTGTTCCCAAAGGCAGAGCAAAGAGAATGCTTTCTTCATCTTATGAAAAATTTTCAGAAAAAGTTTAGAGGGTTTGGAAGAATGTATCCTACAGCAAGGGCATACGATCAAGATATATTCTTTGAGCCTATGGCTGCAATCAAATGTGAATCACAAGAAGTGGTGAAATGGTTAACTGACTACCATAACCTGTTGTGGTATATGTGTGGCTTTAATCCAGATATCAAGTGTGACTACATCACTAATAATATAGCTGAGGTTTTTAATAATTGGATACGAGACATTAAGGACTTACCTGTTGCTGAACTTGCTGATAAGGTTCGAGAGATGATTATGAGATTGTGGAACAAGAGGAGAAATATTGCAGATAGACTGCCAGTTGGGAGGATACTTCCAGGTGTTATGGTTCAACTAAAGGCCAACACTAGAGGATTGGGACACTTGAAAGTTGTGTCAGCTGCTAAttggagtgcagagatttgggaCCACAGTAAGAATATTGCTGAAAGGCATATTGTCAAGTTGCATCAAAGGACTTGTACTTGTCTTGAATGGCAGCACACTGGTAAGCCATGTCAACATGTATTGGCCTTTGTAACCTCACGACGGGGAGTGGACCTTGAACAATTTGTGCATGACTACTACTCAGTGGATAGATTCAAGGCTGCTTATGGTAGAGAGATTGAGCCAATGACAGGTAGATCACAATGGCCACATGTGCAGCTGCCATTTGTTGTTGGTGCACCTCTTAATCCTAGAGAAAGTGGAAGACAAAGAAAACTTAGGATAAAAGGATGTCTTGAAGGTGGACACAAGAAGAGAGGTAGGAAAGACAGTGAAGGTACCAGTAGTGCTACCAATGCATATGACAATGCTACTAATGCAGGTGATACTGCTCCAACCAACGCTAAGGGAAAGAAAATGATTAGAGGCCCAATGACTTGCAAGAGATGCGGTGAAAAGGGTCACAGGCAAGCTAGTTCCAAGTGCCCACTCAATAGGACAAAGAAAAAAAG AAAGAGGCAGCCTAGAAAGAATGTCACAAAGGCTAAGCCAGGTGAGATTAGCACCCCACAGAGAGCAACTAGAGAGCAAATACTACGGGATAGTCCTGGAAGGGTGACTAGAAG CCGTCTTGCTTTCTTGCTGGGAGAGGGCGGTTCAGCACAATCTATGACCACTGCTCCAGAGAAAATGCCTACTACAGCTGCACCAAAGAAGTTGACGCTAAAAAGAAAGCTACATATTGGATGA
- the LOC136495751 gene encoding uncharacterized protein, translated as MLPDVVARDRVAGRSAIQVDSFSLVFPGPVARFRLARTTLRARVPAAEAWFRSLTAGDHRAREVSLICPPEWCHRALADPLLTSATLETLALGECRFSDAGTAAASASASASRLTDLSLSRTHISEAALQSLLSGCPALRNVIFRHIQGPRRIRITSCRSLVLFGVWHYKHREEHTVEDAPRLECLLGDVHLGASVTIIGAPKLTALGYLVVGFRNFFHGIDKPAVEEKVNKGLRAPFNSVKILAISMTFSSKKDMATVMNLLKCFSFLETLHIQGKPGERQVDTFDFGYYQKNEPIGCIVNHLKTVRLESKVKNLIGEVEERNMFEFVCFLLANAQVLQIMKIQSAMSNTPTWITEQQNLIQCHRASVEAKVVFEGLKVVHRKRFSIEAVNALPDPFDSDIDIMGY; from the exons ATGCTGCCGGATGTTGTCGCTCGAGACCGCGTGGCAGGACGATCAGCTATTCAGGTGGATAG TTTTTCTCTAGTATTTCCGGGCCCTGTCGCGCGCTTCCGCCTCGCCCGCACCACCCTCCGCGCCCGCGTCCCCGCCGCGGAGGCCTGGTTTCGCAGCCTCACGGCCGGTGACCACCGCGCCCGCGAGGTCTCGCTCATCTGCCCGCCCGAGTGGTGCCACCGCGCGCTCGCCGACCCACTCCTCACCTCCGCCACGCTCGAGACCCTCGCCCTCGGCGAGTGTCGCTTCTCCGATGCCGggaccgccgccgcctccgcctccgcctccgcatcCCGTCTCACGGACCTCTCCCTTTCTCGCACCCACATCTCCGAGGCTGCACTCCAGAGCCTGCTATCTGGCTGCCCCGCGCTGCGTAACGTCATCTTCAGGCACATCCAGGGCCCCCGCCGCATCCGCATCACTTCTTGCCGCAGCCTCGTGCTGTTCGGTGTGTGGCATTACAAGCACCGAGAGGAGCACACCGTCGAGGACGCCCCGCGCCTGGAGTGTCTGCTCGGCGACGTGCATCTGGGAGCGTCGGTCACCATCATCGGCGCGCCAAAGCTTACTGCTTTAGGCTATCTGGTGGTTGGTTTCCGGAATTTCTTCCACGGCATCGACAAGCCTGCTGTTGAGGAG AAGGTTAACAAGGGACTGCGTGCTCCTTTCAATAGCGTGAAGATTCTAGCTATAAGCATGACATTCTCGAGCAAGAAGGACATGGCGACGGTGATGAACTTGCTCAAGTGCTTTTCCTTCCTGGAGACATTGCATATCCAG GGCAAGCCCGGGGAACGCCAGGTTGACACATTTGACTTCGGCTACTACCAGAAGAATGAACCCATTGGATGTATTGTTAACCATCTCAAGACCGTGAGGCTGGAAAGCAAAGTTAAGAACCTAATAGGCGAAGTTGAGGAGCGAAACATGTTTGAATTTGTGTGTTTTCTCCTTGCGAATGCACAGGTGCTGCAGATCATGAAGATTCAATCTGCCATGTCCAACACCCCTACATGGATTACTGAACAGCAAAATCTCATTCAATGCCACAGGGCCTCTGTGGAAGCCAAAGTCGTGTTCGAGGGCCTGAAAGTTGTCCATCGTAAGAGGTTCAGTATAGAGGCTGTGAATGCTCTACCTGACCCCTTTGATAGTGATATCGACATCATGGGCTACTAA
- the LOC136497732 gene encoding 1,4-alpha-glucan-branching enzyme 2, chloroplastic/amyloplastic-like translates to MLEGFRGHLDYRYSEYKRMRAAIDQHEGGLDAFSRGYEKLGFTRSAEGITYREWAPGAYSAALVGDFNNWNPNADAMTRNEYGVWEIFLPNNADGSPAIPHGSRVKIRLDTPSGVKDSIPAWIKFSVQAPGEIPYNGIYYDPPEEEKYVFKHPQPKRPKSLRIYESHVGMSSPEPKINTYANFRDEVLPRIKRLGYNAVQIMAIQEHSYYASFGYHVTNFFAPSSRFGTPEDLKSLIDKAHELGLLVLMDIVHSHASNNTLDGLNGFDGTDTHYFHGGPRGHHWMWDSRLFNYGSWEVLRYLLSNARWWLEEYKFDGFRFDGVTSMMYTHHGLQVAFTGNYGEYFGFATDVDAVVYLMLVNDLIHGLYPEAVSIGEDVSGMPTFCIPVQDGGVGFDYRLHMAVPDKWIELLKQSDEYWEMGDIVHTLTNRRWLEKCVTYCESHDQALVGDKTIAFWLMDKDMYDFMALDRPSTPQIDRGVALHKMIRLVTMGLGGEGYLNFMGNEFGHPEWIDFPRGPQSLPNGSVIPGNNCSFDKCRRRFDLGDADYLRYRGMQEFDQAMQHLEGKYEFMTSDHSYVSRKHEEDKVIIFERGDLVFVFNFHWSNSYFDYRVGCFKPGKYKIVLDSDDGLFGGFSRLDHDAEYFTADWPHDNRPCSFSVYAPSRTAVVYAPAGAEDE, encoded by the exons ATGCTGGAAGGGTTTCGGGGCCACCTTGACTACCG ATACAGTGAATACAAGAGAATGCGTGCGGCTATTGATCAACATGAAGGTGGTTTGGATGCATTTTCACGCGGGTACGAAAAGCTTGGATTTACCCGCAG CGCTGAAGGTATCACTTACAGAGAATGGGCTCCTGGAGCATAC TCTGCAGCATTAGTAGGTGACTTCAACAACTGGAATCCAAATGCTGATGCTATGACCAGA AATGAGTATGGCGTTTGGGAGATTTTCCTGCCTAATAATGCTGATGGTTCCCCTGCTATTCCTCATGGCTCACGTGTAAAG ATACGGTTGGATACACCATCTGGTGTGAAGGATTCCATTCCTGCGTGGATCAAGTTTTCTGTCCAGGCTCCAGGTGAAATACCATACAATGGTATATATTATGATCCACCTGAAGAG GAGAAATATGTATTCAAACACCCTCAACCTAAGCGGCCAAAGTCACTGCGGATATACGAATCACATGTTGGAATGAGTAGCCCG GAACCAAAGATAAATACGTATGCTAACTTCAGAGATGAGGTGCTGCCAAGAATTAAAAGGCTTGGATACAATGCAGTACAGATAATGGCAATCCAGGAACACTCTTATTATGCAAGCTTTGG GTACCATGTTACAAATTTTTTTGCACCAAGTAGCCGTTTTGGGACTCCAGAGGACCTAAAATCTCTGATTGACAAAGCGCATGAGCTTGGCTTGCTAGTGCTCATGGATATTGTTCATAG TCATGCATCAAATAATACCTTGGACGGTTTGAATGGTTTCGATGGCACTGATACACATTACTTCCATGGTGGTCCACGGGGCCATCATTGGATGTGGGATTCTCGCCTATTCAATTATGGGAGTTGGGAA GTTTTGAGATATCTGCTGTCAAATGCAAGATGGTGGCTTGAAGAATATAAGTTTGATGGGTTTCGATTTGATGGGGTGACCTCCATGATGTATACTCACCATGGATTACAA GTGGCATTCACTGGGAACTATGGTGAGTATTTTGGATTTGCCACTGATGTTGATGCAGTAGTTTACCTAATGCTGGTAAACGATCTTATTCATGGGCTTTATCCAGAAGCTGTTTCCATTGGTGAAGAT GTCAGCGGAATGCCTACGTTTTGTATTCCTGTCCAAGATGGTGGTGTTGGTTTTGATTATCGCCTTCATATGGCTGTCCCAGACAAATGGATTGAACTTCTGAA GCAAAGTGATGAATATTGGGAAATGGGTGATATCGTGCACACCTTAACAAATAGAAGGTGGCTAGAAAAGTGTGTCACTTATTGTGAAAGTCATGATCAAGCTCTAGTTGGTGACAAGACAATTGCATTCTGGTTGATGGATAAG GATATGTATGATTTCATGGCTCTGGACAGGCCTTCAACACCTCAAATCGATCGTGGGGTAGCATTACATAAAATGATTAGGCTTGTCACAATGGGTTTAGGAGGTGAAGGCTATCTGAATTTCATGGGAAATGAGTTTGGGCATCCCG AATGGATAGATTTTCCAAGAGGTCCTCAAAGTCTTCCAAATGGCTCTGTCATTCCTGGGAATAACTGTAGCTTTGATAAATGCCGTCGTAGATTTGACCTT GGAGATGCAGATTATCTTAGATATCGTGGTATGCAAGAGTTTGATCAGGCAATGCAACACCTTGAGGGAAAATATGAA TTCATGACATCTGATCACTCATATGTATCACGGAAACATGAGGAGGATAAGGTGATCATCTTCGAGAGAGGAGATTTGGTCTTTGTGTTCAACTTCCACTGGAGCAATAGCTATTTTGACTATCGTGTTGGTTGTTTCAAGCCTGGGAAGTACAAG ATCGTGTTAGATTCTGACGATGGCCTTTTCGGTGGATTTAGTCGGCTTGATCATGATGCTGAGTACTTCACTGCT GACTGGCCGCATGACAACAGGCCGTGTTCTTTCTCGGTCTATGCACCCAGCAGAACAGCGGTCGTATATGCACCTGCTGGTGCAGAGGACGAATAG